The window AAACATTTCGTCAGCCATTTTCAAGAAAATTCACGTTACCATGCACgtaacaattatatcacccaccTCTTGTTAATATTTCTCAATCATTCCACATTGAGAAAACACCAGGATTTGATCCTTGAACTGATGAATCTCCTGACCAACCATTGTAATTACTTCCAGTAACTGGCATATTATCATAATCAACTTTCACAAGTGCAACTTCCTCTCCATTTCCTCCTCCTACTCCATTACCTGATTTTGAATTTGAACTTATAACGCCGAGTCCAGTTGAATTACCAAAATATCCTCCAGTACTGTAACTTCCAGTACTCGAACTTCCTCCACCATTCTCCATCAACCCATGCAAGAAAACCGGATTACTCTGAAGATAATTGTTGTAGAATTGATGAGTAGAATCGTAATGAGTATTCTGCGATGCGGGGtgaagttgaagttgtgtttggagaTAACTCTGGTGAAAAAGTGATGATTCTTGATTTTGGAGAGTCATTAAGGGTTGATGAGATTCAATACTAAAGGGCTGTTGTTGCAATAAAGGATAGGCGTGTAAAGGGTTATTTGAAGAATTACTTGAGTTACCATATTGGAAACTTGAGTTTAGAGCTATCATTTCTTGATCTCTTTTTCTTGAGGATTCAAGAGCTTGTGCTTCTTTTAGCCTTTTTGCTGCTCCTCCTCCTATAGGAAGAGTGTTGCTTTCGAGTATAGCTTTCACATCATAACGATTCATGTCGAAATTTGTCACTGCATTTAAGCCTCTGAATTTTATTGCTGCTATGTCATATGCTTCTGCTGCTTCTTCCTCAGTAGCTGCATGGAACATTCACTAGAAATTAGAATGGCCATTTTTGCTTTGAACTAGGGATATAACTTACTTATATAGATTGACACTGTAATTTTTTTAACACTATCAGTATATTATAAGTTATTGTAGAGCAGTTAACGTGCCTTATTTTATAGGTTGCTAATCTCACTTGTTTTAGAGCTAACCGCAGGATATAAAAATTACTCCTACTCTACACTATCGGCCtatagaagaaaaaaatgaaaagcaaTTACTCCCGCCGTTTCAAATTAGACGAGATACTTTACTTTTTACTCTGTTCAAAAATAAATgatacatttctaaatttggaaataatttaactttaaactcttcattttacccattttacccttaatgagaagtttttataaccacacaaatgtcatggccccgcAAAACGTTTACCCCGTAAGCAGAGGCGATCCAAAATTCAATATTTATGGGTTCAACTTTAAGATTTTagtattgaacccattatatttttaaagttatgtgtTCAGATTTACTATTTGTTCCAactttaatgaatttttacatataaatttatacctcgcgtcaaaagttatgggttcaattgaatccgGTTCTTTTACCTCACATCCGCCCATGTTTGtaaacttttaagaccacaagtttcaaaaaccttgttctttattcttaaactctgtgccgagtcaaactaaaTCCTCTAATTTGGAACGGAGGGAGCTGAGTACAATATTATGCTGAGTTTAAGTACTTCTATACACTGGCATGAAACGTGTAAATAATATTTACGCTATTATGATCACCTAAAGTAACAGATCATAATAAATGAAATTTATAGTTACATGATAAATAAGGAAAACCATCTTCTACATGTAGTAAGTTACTTCATACTATAgtgtaaaaattatttatacTATTTCTTACTGAAAGTTCCCAAGTAGAGATCTTTGTTTCCAGCAACTCTTCCAATCCTTGCTTGCCATCTTCCATGCTGGTGGTGCCTGCTCCCAGATATGTCAGacagaaaaagaaaattgaaggaTGAGAATAAAGATAGGaaatttcattttttccttttatctaTATGAAGTTTTAATTGGGAATTAAAAAACAAGACTAGGAATACCTTGTTACACCACGATACATTGATGCACCCCTGGAGAACCCACTACTCTTCCTGGAATTATAGCAAGAAAAATTTCAAGTAATTAATCCAATGATTAGGGTTTAAAGAAACAAATTTAACTTATACCTACTACAGTGCAGTGATCTTCTTTATTATCAGTGTATTTTGACGTGTTAATTATAGCCATTACTATGTATTTTTAAGTTACTAATTCCAGTTTTTATGGTAATTACCTTTCGGTTGATTTGACAGTATAAATAATCTTttatagattatagaaatcaAAACTttagaaatataaaagaaaaaacaaacaaaattgtAAATACAAATGAGTATGAAGGGGTTAAAAGGAGTTGTCAGTGGAAAGAAGCTATGGTCAGTCACTGCCAAGCTTTTCTGGTTCTATTATATATGGTGCCAATAATTGGTTACAATAAAAAGAATACTAGTTTACTCAGACTATTAATTTCCTATTAAAATAGAATTTCTAGagcaaagaaaattaaaaatataatagatggaataataacaacaattataAAAGGTTCTGACCTTCTAATTGCAGCAACAAATTCTTGCCTTGTCATGTGCTTCATATCTTCCAGTTCCTTCTCATAGTTGCTAATCTGTTCTCATTAAATAATGAATTAATAAACATGTCAGAACCAATGCAAGCATTTTTATTTAATACTTCATCTATtctataatttatattttaatgtTTTAAGTAAGGCTAATTACTGGGAAATTAGTAGTGGTAGATGTTCCCCAGTATTTCAATGCAGCAAGATCATAAGCCCTAGCTGCCTTCTCCTCCTTATCATACCCTCCTGctcgaaaaaataataaaaagaattaaagaagattaacattttatgtaaaaataaaattaaacacaTGGAAGTTGAACTCATAATCTGATAATTTACTTACCCAAGTACACTGCAAGTGATAAAAATTAGCAGCCaccccaaaatgaagaaaaaaaatagttagcAGTAATTAATTGGAGAAAAAAGGAGATTGATTTAAAAAAGAAATagctttaaaatattattcagaTTGAAATTTCACCTTGACGACCCTTTCTTGATTGCCCTTCCCTTCTACAGCTATTATCCCATAGATGTGCTTCATATCTTCCTGTCCATCTATGTCTACATTTCCCAAAACAAAAAAAGCATACATAAAAACAAAACTTTTTCTCCTTTGGCTTAGGAATTTCATAATATGCTGGCTCGCATAAGCCTGTCCAGCCTAAAAGGCACGACCAAGTCCAGAACGAGTACGACCATTATAAATTTAATTTAGGCATAGGAATAACATGATGAGAaatcaacaagaataaaagaaagaaatttgTAAGTATTTAGGCATCGCACGAGCCTGACCAGCCTAAAAAACACGACCAAGTCCAAAACAAACATAACCACTCATAAAATGATGAGAAATCaacaagaataagagaagcaaacCCTAAGTTGATAAGAAAACTTTACCTAGTTACACCTCTATAAATTGATGTTCTTTGGCCAAAAGTATCCAAAGTCCTTCTAGGTACAGCTTCAACAATACTAGTATTACTATTTTCACTTGCATTTGCTGTAGTAGTGGCAACACTTGGACTAGCACTTGTTTCACTAGTTGAACCTTTTCCACTTCCCATTGATAATGTCAAAGATTGAATATTACAAGCATTTTCTTGAAGTTCATAGTTGCCTGTTGGAGCTAAAGCATTTTGCATTGGCATAAGGCTATTGTTTTGAAAAAGATAATCTGAATCGTTCGATTGGATTTCGTTGTAATGGACTAATTCAGATTGGTTTTCATCAGATTTGTTCACTCCAAGAAAATCAGCCACCTTTGGAACTTCATTGCTTCCTTGTGTGTTCATTAAGTTCCATTCTACAAAAAATTATGAATTACTGATGAGATTAATCACACATTTTAACATGCAGAAAATacgaaaaaaaaaaatagtataccTTGGTTTTGGAAGGGATTGTCAATGGTCTCATTCACTAACCCTAAAGTAAAGTGATGAGATTGAGTTGTTTGTAGATGTGGAGGTAAAGATGAATGAGTGGGAGATAGTGGAAAAGATAGCCAGTTGTTTGAATTCATTTGAGCCaaagattttcttgataatttCTTGAATCTAATGTGTTTGGACCAATGGATCAATTCCTGCACATGttcaaaagggaaaagaaatgaaTAAAACAGAAGAACAACAAATCATAAATACATTATTAGTAACATATATAATCATACATATATACAATAGAAGCATGAAACTGACAAAAGAATGAATTACCCTAAAAAGTATATGAAGagactctctttctctctctctttctctcactTTCTCCCCCTTTGCCTCTCTTTGGTTTATTTCATTGTTTCACTCAAGTATGAGGTTTTAGtagagggagagagaggagagagagagaaaggaatGAATAGGTGGAAAGAGAAATAAATATTGAGAAAGAATGGGGTATTTAAATGACTGATTTTTTTTTCCTGCCAAACCCCATTGTAAAGAATGGTCAATTTTTTCAAATGAAGCTGACTGTGTTCACCACATTCCAACACTTAAGAATATTGTTGGAGAGGGGAAGTGGGTTTGCTTTAATTTAATTCAGGAGTTAAGACATTCACATTTAATTTACAATGCAAACATCTTTAGTATAGTTTAATACTatgtaataattataattttatcaaaatatcaacaataataaatccagtaaaatctcacaagtgaGGTTTGAGGAGGATAAAGtttacgcagatcttacccctacctcaATGAGCACAGAgattatttccgatagaccctcggttaTCAAAGTATCAACTAGAGTAATATTTATGATagatatttattaattatctaaTAAAAAACTTAAACGTCTATATTATTTACACACAGGTGTATTACACAAAATCATCTATTTATAATTATTGTATCGATCATGTATATTTATTTTACACAATCAGGTTACGTTACCTACAACAAACATATAGATTCATGGTAAGTCTAATATGATAAAACGACTACAATAATAATTAAGTATCAATTTCGAACAAATGAGTCGACTATAAGATCAAAAGTAAAAATCTTTACAATATAAGTACATACAAAATAAAACCTTATAATAAAAGGCCACGAGTGTCTTACTATAACAAAAGCTGGTGGTCCTTTCAGTCTTTGAACTAAGACAAACCTACAGTTCCAAATGGAAAAATCCATTCTTTTTTACCAAAGGGTAACCCTACACAGAATATTAATTGAAGCAATATTTCCAAGTTGGGTTTATTGGAACTCTCTTAAATACCTCGTGGAGTGTAAAACATGACACCCCAAAGGCCAGCATTCCCACACTACACAAATCATCTCCTTTAGACTAAATTTTGACAGTTTTACATAAAGTTAATTACCCATCTCTGATCTCTTCCCTTTCACTCGTGCAACCACTTGTATATTCATCCACACCAGTCAAACATATTCTTTTCTTAGCCAAGAAAGCAATTGACATTAGACTCCACCTATTATCAACTTTAGTAAAACTAAAATTTTTACTAAGgggattaaaaaaaaaacacgaaaaatttaaaaaatatattcaacatctaatatatatatatatatatatatatatatatatatatatatatatatatatatatatatatatatatatatatatatataaattaactgcaattgtttttgaatttttggtgaagGAAGTTCAAATGAAGCTTCTTCTGCTCCTCTAGCTGCACCattttcaacttaaatctatatttcaatttcaaaatccaTTCTATGTCAAGTGTAAAACAGTTATGCCcaagaatgaacagtgaaacagtGTCAAATAAGCCACTGCTATATTTTAAACTCAAAATTCATAAAAGACGACTTTAAGGGAGATAAAATAGGGGGCAATATACCATATATTTTGCTACTTTGGGATGACTACACGTTACATCATAGCAGTAGTTGTGTAACATATATCACTATATTGTCACAAAAACATAGCTCAATAAGTACCGAATGATCTTCACATTGCACTAGCAAGCTATTTTGAAGGGCAAAATGGGATGGATGTTAATTCTTAGAAATTAAACCAAATACGATTTAGGGAGAAATAGAACAATGTAAATTCAATTGATTTTTAATGACAAGCTGCAAAATTTGATATCATATGATTTTTATAAATGCACAATTAAATGCTATGCTAAACATAGTACTATAGTATAGGAGTTCTCTTTAAATGTGTAGCCATGAAATAACCAGTCAGTGGAGTGGATCCCCGAGTAGAAATAGAAGCCCTAGTGCAATGTGTACGGATAATTAAATACTTAATGTGAAAATATCcgacatattaaataataaaagtacTGCGATTGAGTAAATTTTACtctattaataaatttaaacaagtatAATAGAAAACCTATTAATTGGAGAGAGATGAAACGATCTTTGATTGGGTTTCCAAGTAGAATTCTGTTGACCGTCTAATTGGAAATCGCACTCGTCAAAAGATtaaaaaacataaattaaaatgttatttcatattttattgttcttttattagtaattaattatttaaatatttgtgTTTGCAGTGCATGTCGACTGCAAACTAGAAGATTATACTGCTGTACAGAAGTCTCTTTGTTTCTGTGCCTTTTGTCTTCCACTCACAGGCTAAAATCTCAGTCAAATAAACAGAATTTCAaagagtatcatttataattaaCCACATCACAGTTTAATTTAACCCTTCATTAAACTAAGTTAAGCATATGGTTAATTAAGCAACTATATATAATATTTCTAATATCCAGATGAAAAGCTGACCTGCTATAGACTATTTTGGTCAGGTTATCTGCAAAACACTGCCCATGCAATCTTAGGAAAGTCattaattataaataaagtaagaaatATCTTCgagaaaataactttttaaaaTCTTAATTGGGGAAATATAATTATGTTCAACTTTTATATGCACTAACATCATAAATATTTTTTCACACAATCATTCACCCCTACATGTAACTATCCATAATAAATAACGCAATTTGATACAGTTATACTGGATTAATTATGCTGAGATATAGTTATACTGGGATATAGTTATCCTAGTATTATTTCTTATTAACTGTTTAGTATATTGTATCAATTCTGAGATTtttaattttactattttattctaTGATTACTGTTCCACCCTCTTATAGACATAAGTTATCATGATACTATTTTTAATTCTAGTATAACATATTCCCAAGATTAATAACCATACAAGAGATATAAGATGACACTAAATTTTTATCccataattatttttacttatccATCTTAGCAAACGACCCCTTGGTGTATATAAATTTATTTccataaaaattatattctaaCTCCACAGTACTTAGGTTAGCACATGGTTTACTTATTTATCCAATTTTAATATAGAGTCACTGAAGTGTCTGACATTCAATTTTTGTTAGATTGTTTTGGAACTCTTCTTCACGCTGTCTATACAGAGATTCTTTGGACAGTTTCTAAAAGCAAAATGTACCTTTTTTGACTGTGAAGGTACTACACTAGAAAGTCTAAGCTTCCTATATTTTCAAATATACTAATGTTATTAACAATCAAATTCACACATGAAAACTAAGTTGCAGGAGAATATTATAGGAAAACGCACAAAAGTTGACCAAAGAAAAATTCTGAACAATCCGATATAGTAGAAGAACTaaaacaaaaagaagtaggaaatgAATAGTATAGAAATCTAATTCTTTTTAAAGGAAACACTACAAATATTTGAGTTATATGCATAATACACCCACATCTCAGTGTACAAAACTTATATCCATATATAGTGGAAATGTAATTCTTTTCCTCATTTTGAGCGTTTCTGTTTCTCCTATTGAAAGTTCGTATACACACACAGTAGCTCTATATTTGCTTATTAGAAAATGCTACAAACATCATCCGTTGCAGAATTAGAATATGCAAATTCAACAGAAAAAGATTACCAACCAACATACAACTACAAGAGACTAATATGTACATATATAATAAGTTaaagaatatttttcttttttttttcttttgttgggtAGCTAATACCAAAGCTTCCTATTTTATATATATGTGAGTGTGTGAAACATAAGAAACAGGACCCCCTTCTCTCGCTTTTCTTAAACCGTTCTAAAGCcatttcaaaaaccctaatatTTTTACCCCATCCCAAAAGTCTaataaaatggaagaaaaatccTTAAACTATACTGAGAATAGATAATGAATTTTCTATGCATGAAATATTCTGACTTACCAGTAAAGAAACTTTCCTTTTTTCTACTGAAAatcttgttcttttcttttctctgaAGCTTTCTTGTTTCTCGATCTAAATCTCAGTATCTGCAACAGTGCATGTATGTATAGTTGTTGGAAAATGTGAAGAGAAGGGAAAAAGGTGGTGGGATTCGCTGCTATTTAGGGTAAAATTTTGAcgtttaattttcttttttttgtttcttttaatttttgtatttaatttttaattttagatAGACCGCCATGCCGTTTCAGGTTTTGTGAATAGGTTCGAAGAAACATGAATGACACGTGTCTGTTTCTCGTGTCCTACTTTGACTCATGTAACCCAAATTTCTAAAGCATGAGTATTATCATTCATTAAATGAGAAGTGTTTTCTTTATCGTTTAAAAGCCAACTTGCAATTAATTTTCAAGAGTGTTAAGTTTTTTCTAATCCTAAAGAGTAAGGACTTTACCGGTTACCATAATCTAATTAGTTAGAGCAAAACCTATTTTGAAATTGTTGTCCATTgtgagtctttttttttttttcttcgaaAGAGTAACaatgaagcaaaagaaaactagCTAGAAATCAAACGATAGAAATAAAACTCCAATAATCATAACACGTGAAAAAAATGCTAGAAACATAAGTTCATGCCATTTAAAACTAGGCTTTTGACTAAAGGTCAAATTTCTGAAAGCCACGAAACGTTTTTGCTGTTAAGTTGCCTAATTGTTTTTGCTAAATATGGCTTTCTTCGCTAATTATCTAATTTTACCGGTAATATTAAGGGGCGGAGCTACAACGTTGTGTACGGGTTTGACTGAACCTAGTAGTTTTGGTTCGAACcctatatttttcttaaattttttattaattatttataaattattaatttagaatcaaGTAACTTAAAACGATTAAAATTTCGAACTCATAAGCTTGAAATCTCCTGACTCCGCCTCTGGTAATATCCCCATTAGGATTTTATCGGTAACGTCCTAATGATCGAAAAATAATGAAACATACGCTTTAGTAAAAAAGATGGTGGTTGCTTTTTCCAAATTTACGAtttccttaaaattatggaatttgttaaGAAGGTGCTCTTTTTTTTGGTCGCTTCCTTTATCTTACTCATGTATACTGTAACACTTGTTTTTCTAGCTAGCTTTTTGTAGATTGCCACGAAGTATAATATTAAGAAAGGATTAAGAGGAAATAAACCAACTTGGACAACTTCGGTATTATTTTTCCATTTTATCATATTATTCGTTCAGGTACTGAGCACTATTTTGTGGGACcaaagcaatataattctcttcACATAATAGATAAATAAAATCGCTAAAATTAGATCAGCCTATACTTATTTTTAACTACTTTAGTAGCGAAACCAGGAATTCTCCTAGGGTGCTcatatttaaaagaaataaaaaaagtttCTCGACAAagagtgttcaatatatgttatattcCTCATGAacataatattttacctatatgtATAATGTAATTTTTTGATGACGGGTGGTTAATTGACCACCCTTAGTACAACATATCGCTTCCACAAAGAGAACCAGATTACAAATTTAAGTTGTTGAATAAGTAATTGATACTTGCGTTAGGATAAACTGCCTACATAAGTATACCCCTTTCGGTTACGATACTTTTCTGAAACTAGCGTGAATGTAAGATGTTTATGCGCCAGACCgctttctttttcacttttaaatGTTTTTTATTGTTCTAGAAACCAAAACATCGAAACAAGGGGGGGGAAAAAGAAACATGCATGAAAATGGTGATTTCCCATGCGACTAATCCTCATATTTTGCTATTAACAGCCAGATTTTGAGTTCATCTCCTAACGGATCAGCTTTCAATTCAACTTTATTGGATCGGAAGATGAACTTATAATCCCATCAAACTTAAATTGTGTTTTTATGTTTCCAACTCATCAACTGGCATAATTAATTATGCATGTCTTAATTACAGGTTTCTTTTCTAACTAATTTTTGACAAAAGCACCGGTATTGATTTCCTTGTGTTTATTGCATGGTTTCGTTGTGATTACTGATTACCATGTATATTTGGATTGCTGCTATAATTGTTcgtgtcttttttttttaaatttaggatttggaTTAAAACTATTCTTAATTTACAAGTATATTTCGTGAAGTAATGCTATTGAAATTGACATTGGTGACACTTGCAATTCAACATTGTACCAGAAAAGGCATACATATATATTTCGTTTCAAATTATACCACCACCTATTATTAGAAAAATATTTGGATGAGTTTATCACACAAGTCAAGAATTTATGTCAGATTGAACGTCTGATAGTCTTGTAAATATGATATATATCAAGCTAATTAGCTATTTCATATAACtgtataaaattttaataatctCATGAATCAAACGACTTAGAAATACAAATGAAATAACTTACCATGTGTACGTACGTCTAAAGGTTttcaattaatttcaaaaatttaaactaatgatcttttccttttcattatAATCATCTTGCTAGTGTCTAGAAACCACTCATCCAACCAACTCAGATTAATATTGAATATTATTTAAGGAGAAAGCACTTCCTACAATTAGAGACGGACTTATGTATAAACAAGAGGGGTTATCGAACAATATCAACCTCAACAAAAATTctgaatatatatgtatatatatgttaaaaCGATCATGTATTTTACATAAAACGTAGCCCTTAACATTAAAAGTCTGATGGAGCACTGGTTGAGCAGTCCGCTCATGTAACTCTATCACATTCAAATCCTCGATTCGCCTGTGCATACAAAAGTAAACTCCGAGAATTAACAACTTAAAAATTATAAAGTAAACTTAGTCATGGTTGCCAGTTGGAAGAAAAATAGGTAATATTAGTACTAATTAAATTGGGAGGTAGACAAGGAAGGGCAATCTTGGAAGGGAAACCTACTAATTAACACAAGAATTCATGAATTGAAAATATTGAGGAGAATGGGTGGGAGAAAACGCCGGGAAAGTGCTCGTGTCGCCTCGAAATGGAGCATATATTTTCATGGCTGCAACCCACTGTTTCCTAacattttcaatttaaaaaaaatgttaagAATTGTAGGGTTATAGGTCTAGGGTTTTGGTATAATAAGGTTTAGGGTTGTTTTCTTGGGATATATAAGAAGGTTTTTCAACGAAATCTTGTTGTCCTACGAGAATTCCTTGTGGTAGAGCATAATGTGATTCCCAGGTATGGCTAcattgtggtgtaaaatgagcggCTTGGATTATATTTGGACGGGTTAAAACAAGTCGGTTGAAAAATCATTTGAGTTATAACTAGCCCGAAAATTACTTGGTCAAAGATGACAATGAGTCGCAATCCAGTCTGTCCTGGGTTAGAAAGGTAGTTTACGTGGTGTGAGCTCCTTCACATGCGGTGAGGGATCGAATCCCATATATTCTTCCTCACCTCCTACTCGTAATGGTAAAAAAAAGATTTGAAACATCTCATATGTCCAAcacataattatttttatttatttgtttattctcttataatttatttaattaccaaaataaactaataaaaggtttctcttttatttattatgaCTGTTTCAGacaaatcaaacaaaagaaaacatgTATTTCTATATTTTAATAAGTTTTAGGGTTGTTTTCTTGGGATGTATAAGAAAATTTTTCAAGGAAACCAAATAGACAAAGAGGACACACCAAGTCTGTTAAGGCTAAGTGCTAGATGCCATTGACAAATGAATCAAGCTTATTTTACTCATAAATATAACGCGAAAAAATATTTGGTTTTATTGCATAAGATTGTTGTTTACTCTCCACAAAGAATTAGAGaattcaagacttcaacttgcAAATAAAATCTTGTAGGATTTTCATACGAGAAACAGCCGCAGATAACCATACATAATGATTTCAAAATcaacatatttatttaatttttttctttatgcATTTGGTATTCGAAATTTACTTGCACGACTTATTTGGGTTCGCGATGCATAGCACCCAGTCTAGGGAAAGCACTctctcggaatggaatttttttCAACTCAACGGGCTCGATCTTATAATTTTTTTGTTAAGGATCGAGAGATTTTATTCATCCTATTACATTTATTAATGGTAAAACTCGACATATTTATATATTGTAAGAGAATAAGAATTCTATATCTCGAGATTCAAACAACAGACGGTAACGGGAATGTGGTCTTGTGTTGTCaactaaaatggaagaagattaTAGTATTCAAAAGATTATAATTATATCAACTGAAATGATCAATGACGATATTgtatttttgtgtgtgtgtgtgttggagGGATAATATAGAATGATTCATAATTATGAACAAGTAGCAAATCATCTGTTGATAACGTTTGTGATCAGATCAATGAAGCAAAATATTTGATCTTCCTCAAATCTAGTTGCACATGTATCGGAGAAATCAATGgaaacaaaatgaaaaagaacTAGTAATTAAATGATTTTAATAAGTATAATGAAAGTGGGAAAAATAAATGTAtatgtttcaaatagttgtaGAATACTTGCAAATCATGTGCATGGCATTGTCTTGTTTTAAGGAATATATTTGTCTATAAATTATCTGGTTatccttcccttttcttttttttttcttctttttttttgaatttaacaATGTTTTGTGAGCTTTATTTATAATTGTAGCGATCTGGATCCAAGATTGGAGGTAGGAAAAGATCTATTCCATTTGACATTTTTATTGATTTGACATTGGTTCATATTTGTTCGTCTTGTTCGTTCTTGCTCTCTAGCGTTTTGA is drawn from Nicotiana tabacum cultivar K326 chromosome 9, ASM71507v2, whole genome shotgun sequence and contains these coding sequences:
- the LOC107822342 gene encoding AP2-like ethylene-responsive transcription factor PLT2; amino-acid sequence: MNSNNWLSFPLSPTHSSLPPHLQTTQSHHFTLGLVNETIDNPFQNQEWNLMNTQGSNEVPKVADFLGVNKSDENQSELVHYNEIQSNDSDYLFQNNSLMPMQNALAPTGNYELQENACNIQSLTLSMGSGKGSTSETSASPSVATTTANASENSNTSIVEAVPRRTLDTFGQRTSIYRGVTRHRWTGRYEAHLWDNSCRREGQSRKGRQVYLGGYDKEEKAARAYDLAALKYWGTSTTTNFPISNYEKELEDMKHMTRQEFVAAIRRKSSGFSRGASMYRGVTRHHQHGRWQARIGRVAGNKDLYLGTFTTEEEAAEAYDIAAIKFRGLNAVTNFDMNRYDVKAILESNTLPIGGGAAKRLKEAQALESSRKRDQEMIALNSSFQYGNSSNSSNNPLHAYPLLQQQPFSIESHQPLMTLQNQESSLFHQSYLQTQLQLHPASQNTHYDSTHQFYNNYLQSNPVFLHGLMENGGGSSSTGSYSTGGYFGNSTGLGVISSNSKSGNGVGGGNGEEVALVKVDYDNMPVTGSNYNGWSGDSSVQGSNPGVFSMWND